Within Flagellimonas maritima, the genomic segment TACGGATGGAGCCAAAGCGAACCTTAATATAAAAGCAGAAGGAACGAACGAGCATCATAAAATTGAAGCTATATTCAAGGCATTCGCAAAATCGATTAAAATGGCCGTGAAGCGAGATGTTGAGAAAATGATCTTGCCAAGTACAAAGGGAATGCTTTAGATATATAGTAGTAAGTATTGAGCTGTAAGTAATGAGTATATGTTTATAGCATCTAAAACTCAATTCTAATGTCTCATATCTCAATACTAATATCCAATAACTGAAAAAAATGAAAATAGTAATCATAGACTATGGCGCTGGAAACATCCAGAGCATCAAATTTGCCATTCAGCGTTTGGGTTTCACGGCGCGTTTGACGAATGATGTCGAGGAAATTAAAAATGCGGATAAGGTTATTTTTCCCGGGGTAGGTGAGGCGAGCTCTGCAATGAGAAAATTACGGGCGAGCGGACTGGATATGATTATTCCTGACTTGAAACAACCCGTTTTGGGAATATGTTTGGGGATGCAGCTGATGTGCAATGCATCCGAAGAGGGAAATACAAAAGGTCTTGGGATTTTTGATTTGGATGTCGTGAAATTTCCGCTATCCGTAAAAGTGCCACAAATTGGTTGGAACCAGATAGGTGATTTAAAATCGGATTTGTTCAGAAATATTCCCGAGAAATCACACATCTATTTGGTACATAGTTTTTATGCGCCTATTGGAAAAGAAACCCTGGCAACATCGGAATATGCTTTGCCTTACAGTGCCGCACTTGGAAAGGCCAATTTTTATGGAACCCAGTTTCACCCTGAAAAAAGTAGTACTATTGGAGCAAAGATTTTACAAAATTTTTTAGAATTAAAATGAACAACGACTATTATATCACTACCGAAAAATCAAGAATGGATGTTGATTTAATTCATAAATATCTCACTAAATCATATTGGGCGAAAGGAAGAAGTAAATCTTTGGTATTGAAATCAATGGAGAACTCAATTTGCTTTGGGATTTTTGATAAAAGTAACAACCAAATCGGCTTTGCCAGAGTAGTGAGTGATTTAGTGGTGTTTGCATGGCTAATGGATGTTTTCATACTTGATTCGTATCAAGGAAAAGGAATTGGAAAAATACTCTTAAAATTTATTTTTGAATACCCAGAGTTTAAAAATGTAAACGTAATAGGGCTTAGAACGAACGATGCACATGCTTTATATGCTCAATTTGGTTTTGAAAGAATACCGAATCCAGAAACCTGGATGCTAAAAAAGAATACTTAAATGCGAATTATACCAGCCATTGATATTATCGAAGGAAAATGTGTCCGATTGTCCAAAGGAGATTATGCTACCAAAAAGATTTATAACGAAAGTCCTTTGGAAATTGCAAAGAAATTTGAATCCCATGGTATTCAATATTTACATTTGGTAGATTTGGATGGTGCCAAATCGAAGCACATCGTCAACCACAAAGTATTGGAAAATATAGCGACACATACCAATCTTAAAATTGATTTTGGGGGCGGTCTAAAAACAGATGAAGATTTACACATAGCCTTTGAAAGCGGGGCCGATCAAATTACGGGCGGAAGTATTGCGGTAAAAGAGAAAGAGATATTCTTGGCCTGGTTGCAAAAATATGGCACATCAAAAATTATATTGGGAGCAGATGCCAAAGATGAGAAAGTTGCAGTTTCAGGATGGTTGGAAGAATCAGATAAGGAATTGATTCCATTTATTCAATCCTATCAAAAAAATGGAGTCAAATATATCATCTGTACGGATATAAGTAAAGATGGAATGTTGGAAGGGCCTTCGTTTGAACTTTACAAAAAGATTCTGTCCAATACCATGAAAACAGAAACTTCCATAACTGGGAGTGGCGTAGAAGATAGCGAAGTCATAGGTATTAGTTTGATTGCAAGTGGAGGTATTTCCAGTTTTGAAGAATTGCCAAAACTTAAGGAAATTGGTTGCGAAGCAACTATTATTGGAAAAGCTATCTATGAGAATAGAATCAGTTTAAAACAACTGGAGAACTATATTTTAGAAAATGTATAAACAGTGGCAAACAGAAGTAGTACTCAATGCAAACTATAGAATGGAGGAAAACCTACGCATGATCAAAATCTGCTTGGAGAAACTCTCAGACAAAGTAATTTGGCAAAAACCCAATGAAAGTACAAATAGCATTGGAAATCTCATTTTACATCTATGTGGCAATATCACACAATATGGGATTTCTTCGATTCAAGGTACCGAGGATAACAGGAACCGGAATGAAGAATTTATGACTTTATCCGGTTTGGACAAAGACGAACTATTTCAAAAACTGGTTTCAACCGTAGAAAAAGCCAAGTTTGTGTTTAACTCGGCAACAAACGATGAATTGATAAAGAAAAGGTCGGTACAAGGATTCGAATTCTCTGGAATTGGTAATATTATTCATGTAGTGGAACACCTGTCATATCATACGGGGCAAATAGCGCTATGGACCAAAATTTTAATCAATAGCGATTTAGGGTTTTACGATGGGATTGATCTAAATGTTAAGAATGAATAGTTACGTCACCTTGAACTCGTTTCAGGGTTGCACAGCTGGAAAGAGGACAATGGGGATGAGATTCTGAAACAAGTTCAGAATGACGCAAAAAGAAAAGTGGAAGAACAGCGATTGAACACTTTGGATTTTTTGGGACGGGCCCCGTCACCCTGAACTCGTTTCAGGGTCGCACAAACATAGATAAGATGAAAATATATTCTACTTCAAACTTTTTACTTCTAATATCTAACTTTGATATATGCTGACAAAACGAATAATTCCATGCTTGGACATTAAAAATGGGCGCACTGTAAAAGGTGTAAATTTTGTCGACCTTAGGGATGCGGGAGACCCAGTGGAACTTGCCCAAATATATGCGGAGAAAGGCGCTGACGAATTGGTATTTTTAGATATTTCGGCAACAGAGGAAAAAAGAAAAACCTTAGCGGAGTTGGTGTATCATGTCGCGGAAAAAGTTAATATTCCATTTACTGTGGGTGGAGGAATCTCATCTGTTGAAGATGTTGATGTATTACTCCAAAATGGAGCTGATAAGGTTTCTATTAATTCTTCAGCCGTCAAAAGACCGGAATTGATTAATGAATTGGTAGCCAAGTTTGGTTCGCAGTGCATCGTTGTTGCCATAGATGCCAAACAAATCGATGGAAACTGGAAAGTTCATTTAGTAGGAGGGAAAGTACCAACGGACATTGATTTGTTCGAATGGGCCAAGGAAGTTGAAGAGCGCGGTGCGGGAGAAATACTCTTTACTTCCATGAATCATGATGGAACAAAAGGTGGTTTTGCAAATGAGGGCCTTGCTAAACTATCTACCTTGGTTAATATCCCAATAATTGCGTCGGGCGGCGCAGGGGCAATTTCACATTTCACTGATACTTTTACTGATGGAAAGGCGGATGCAGCATTGGCCGCCAGTATTTTTCATTTTAAGGAAATAGAAATAAAGGATTTAAAGCAACAATTGCGGAAAGAAGGAATTCCCGTTAGACTATAAATATGAAAATAGACTTCAACAAAAATAACGATGGATTAGTACCTGCAATAATTCAGGATGTTAAAACAAAAAATGTCCTTATGTTAGGATATATGGACCAAGAGGCATTGGATGTTACGCAAGAAACCAAAAGGGTCACTTTTTTTAGTCGTAGTAAAAGGCGATTATGGACAAAAGGCGAGGAGAGTGGCAACTTCTTGAATCTAGTGAGCATAAAAAATGATTGTGATAATGATACCCTACTCGTTATGGTAAATCCAGAAGGGCCGACTTGTCATAAAGGAACCGATACCTGTTGGGCTGGGGACAACACACAGAATTTTGGATTTCTAACGGAACTAGAGGAGATTATAACTTCCCGAAAAGAACACCAGGATGATGAAAAAAGCTATGTTGCGTCATTGTTTAAAAAAGGCATTAATAAAATAGCCCAAAAAGTAGGGGAGGAAGCTGTTGAAACTGTGATTGAGGCCAAAGACGATAACGATGAACTTTTTTTGAACGAAAGCGCGGATTTATTGTTCCATTATTTGATTTTATTGCAGGCCAAAGGATATACACTGAAAGACATTGTAAAAG encodes:
- the hisH gene encoding imidazole glycerol phosphate synthase subunit HisH encodes the protein MKIVIIDYGAGNIQSIKFAIQRLGFTARLTNDVEEIKNADKVIFPGVGEASSAMRKLRASGLDMIIPDLKQPVLGICLGMQLMCNASEEGNTKGLGIFDLDVVKFPLSVKVPQIGWNQIGDLKSDLFRNIPEKSHIYLVHSFYAPIGKETLATSEYALPYSAALGKANFYGTQFHPEKSSTIGAKILQNFLELK
- a CDS encoding GNAT family N-acetyltransferase, with the protein product MNNDYYITTEKSRMDVDLIHKYLTKSYWAKGRSKSLVLKSMENSICFGIFDKSNNQIGFARVVSDLVVFAWLMDVFILDSYQGKGIGKILLKFIFEYPEFKNVNVIGLRTNDAHALYAQFGFERIPNPETWMLKKNT
- a CDS encoding HisA/HisF-related TIM barrel protein; translation: MRIIPAIDIIEGKCVRLSKGDYATKKIYNESPLEIAKKFESHGIQYLHLVDLDGAKSKHIVNHKVLENIATHTNLKIDFGGGLKTDEDLHIAFESGADQITGGSIAVKEKEIFLAWLQKYGTSKIILGADAKDEKVAVSGWLEESDKELIPFIQSYQKNGVKYIICTDISKDGMLEGPSFELYKKILSNTMKTETSITGSGVEDSEVIGISLIASGGISSFEELPKLKEIGCEATIIGKAIYENRISLKQLENYILENV
- a CDS encoding DinB family protein, with translation MYKQWQTEVVLNANYRMEENLRMIKICLEKLSDKVIWQKPNESTNSIGNLILHLCGNITQYGISSIQGTEDNRNRNEEFMTLSGLDKDELFQKLVSTVEKAKFVFNSATNDELIKKRSVQGFEFSGIGNIIHVVEHLSYHTGQIALWTKILINSDLGFYDGIDLNVKNE
- the hisF gene encoding imidazole glycerol phosphate synthase subunit HisF, which encodes MLTKRIIPCLDIKNGRTVKGVNFVDLRDAGDPVELAQIYAEKGADELVFLDISATEEKRKTLAELVYHVAEKVNIPFTVGGGISSVEDVDVLLQNGADKVSINSSAVKRPELINELVAKFGSQCIVVAIDAKQIDGNWKVHLVGGKVPTDIDLFEWAKEVEERGAGEILFTSMNHDGTKGGFANEGLAKLSTLVNIPIIASGGAGAISHFTDTFTDGKADAALAASIFHFKEIEIKDLKQQLRKEGIPVRL
- the hisIE gene encoding bifunctional phosphoribosyl-AMP cyclohydrolase/phosphoribosyl-ATP diphosphatase HisIE; the encoded protein is MKIDFNKNNDGLVPAIIQDVKTKNVLMLGYMDQEALDVTQETKRVTFFSRSKRRLWTKGEESGNFLNLVSIKNDCDNDTLLVMVNPEGPTCHKGTDTCWAGDNTQNFGFLTELEEIITSRKEHQDDEKSYVASLFKKGINKIAQKVGEEAVETVIEAKDDNDELFLNESADLLFHYLILLQAKGYTLKDIVKVLESRH